The following proteins are co-located in the Pseudarthrobacter siccitolerans genome:
- a CDS encoding glutamate ABC transporter substrate-binding protein, with translation MKAFLTRRKSFFVAATAALALSLSACGGATTPGTSDPSVAAKPSFAAGTTMEKLASAGTIKIGTKYDQPLFGQVGLDGKPVGFDVEMGKLIAAKLGIAADKIEWSETVSANREPFIEQGKVDLVIATYTINDKRKQVVSFAGPYYEAGQALMVNKDNDSIKKPEDVAGKKVCSVTGSTPAATIVDKYKAELVPAATYSACLEPLRNKQVEAITTDNVILAGFVDKEPDAFKLASDETFTKEPYGIGLKKDDTQFRNWINDQLEAFEKDGSYKKAWEATAGSVIKTAPKLPEIVRY, from the coding sequence ATGAAGGCATTTTTGACCCGGCGGAAATCATTCTTCGTGGCGGCTACCGCTGCCCTCGCCCTGTCCCTGAGCGCCTGCGGCGGCGCAACTACCCCGGGTACCAGCGACCCCAGTGTGGCTGCGAAGCCCTCCTTCGCGGCCGGCACCACCATGGAAAAGCTCGCCTCCGCCGGCACCATTAAGATCGGCACCAAGTACGACCAGCCCCTCTTCGGCCAGGTTGGCCTGGACGGCAAGCCGGTGGGCTTCGACGTTGAAATGGGCAAGCTGATCGCCGCCAAGCTGGGCATCGCCGCGGACAAGATCGAATGGTCCGAGACTGTGTCCGCCAACCGCGAACCGTTCATTGAGCAGGGCAAGGTTGACCTGGTCATTGCCACCTACACCATCAATGACAAGCGCAAGCAGGTTGTCAGCTTCGCCGGACCGTACTACGAGGCCGGCCAGGCGCTGATGGTGAACAAGGACAACGACTCCATCAAGAAGCCTGAGGACGTTGCGGGCAAGAAGGTCTGCTCCGTCACCGGTTCGACGCCGGCCGCCACCATCGTGGACAAGTACAAGGCCGAACTGGTTCCGGCTGCCACCTACTCCGCCTGCCTGGAGCCGCTGCGCAACAAGCAGGTCGAAGCCATCACCACGGACAACGTGATCCTCGCCGGTTTCGTGGACAAGGAACCGGACGCTTTCAAGCTCGCCTCGGATGAAACCTTCACCAAGGAGCCCTACGGCATCGGCCTGAAGAAGGACGATACCCAGTTCCGCAACTGGATCAACGACCAGCTGGAGGCATTCGAGAAGGACGGCTCCTACAAGAAGGCCTGGGAAGCAACCGCAGGTTCAGTCATCAAGACTGCCCCTAAGCTGCCCGAAATCGTCCGTTACTAA
- a CDS encoding amino acid ABC transporter permease, giving the protein MDVILENLPLYWNGFLRTLFLSAVSGVIALVLGTLLAAARVSPVAALRGFSTVYVEVLRNTPLTIAFFFAAIVLPRIGVKFEQFEVAAIIALSAYTAAFIAEAVRSGVNSVPVGQAEAARSIGMNFGQVLNLIILPQALRTVIPPLINILIALVKNSSVAGAFFVLELFGYGRQLANANGDAVIPVLLGVAFFYLLLTVPLGILASTVERKVAIAR; this is encoded by the coding sequence ATGGACGTCATTCTTGAAAACCTGCCCCTGTACTGGAACGGTTTTCTCCGCACACTTTTCCTCTCCGCAGTTTCCGGCGTCATCGCGCTGGTGCTCGGGACCCTGCTCGCGGCAGCCAGGGTCTCCCCGGTGGCAGCGCTCCGCGGCTTCAGCACCGTTTACGTGGAAGTTCTCCGGAACACTCCGCTGACCATCGCCTTCTTCTTCGCAGCCATCGTCCTTCCCCGCATCGGAGTGAAATTCGAGCAGTTCGAAGTAGCGGCAATCATTGCCCTCAGTGCCTACACCGCAGCGTTCATCGCCGAAGCTGTCCGCTCAGGTGTCAACAGTGTTCCCGTTGGCCAGGCCGAAGCGGCCCGCAGTATCGGGATGAACTTCGGGCAGGTCCTGAACCTCATCATCCTTCCGCAGGCGTTGCGGACGGTGATCCCGCCGCTGATCAACATCCTGATCGCACTGGTCAAGAACTCCTCCGTGGCCGGCGCATTCTTTGTCCTTGAACTGTTCGGCTACGGCCGCCAGCTGGCCAACGCCAACGGTGACGCGGTCATCCCCGTCCTGCTCGGCGTTGCGTTCTTCTATCTGCTCCTCACCGTTCCGCTGGGCATCCTGGCCAGCACGGTGGAACGAAAGGTGGCGATTGCCCGATGA
- a CDS encoding amino acid ABC transporter permease: MSSVLYDVPGPKARRISLIGSVVGALLILGLLAWIVMTLAQQGIFEGRRWQIFTRGDVWTLLGNGLGATLSAAALAAVIAFPLGLAFCLLRISDAAFIRIPIRVVLEFLRGMPVVLMMLFVLLGFGTSAFVAVVTGLVLYNSAVFAEIIRAGIQSLPKGQREAGLAIGLTSFKSRMLIELPQAIRRMMPSLVAQMVVLLKDTSLGYIVAYGELLRAVQVMADFLGTQFLFPIFFVAAAIYIAINILVSRIAVWIERRGSRKAAGGVARAEAAAKAAVP, encoded by the coding sequence ATGAGCTCCGTGCTGTACGACGTTCCCGGCCCCAAGGCCCGGCGCATATCCCTTATTGGTTCAGTGGTCGGTGCCCTGCTGATCCTGGGCCTGCTCGCCTGGATCGTGATGACCCTTGCGCAGCAGGGCATTTTTGAGGGCCGCCGATGGCAGATCTTCACCCGCGGCGACGTGTGGACCCTCCTCGGCAACGGCCTCGGCGCGACTCTCAGTGCCGCCGCCCTGGCAGCCGTCATCGCCTTCCCGCTGGGGCTGGCGTTCTGCCTGCTGCGCATCTCTGATGCCGCATTCATCCGGATTCCCATCCGGGTGGTCCTGGAGTTCCTCCGCGGCATGCCCGTGGTCCTGATGATGCTGTTTGTCCTCCTGGGCTTTGGCACCTCGGCCTTTGTCGCCGTCGTCACCGGCCTGGTGCTCTACAACTCGGCGGTGTTCGCGGAGATCATCCGTGCGGGCATCCAGTCGCTGCCCAAGGGGCAGCGCGAAGCGGGCCTCGCCATTGGCCTGACCAGCTTCAAGTCCCGCATGCTGATCGAACTGCCGCAGGCCATCCGGCGGATGATGCCCTCCCTCGTGGCGCAGATGGTGGTGCTCCTCAAGGACACCTCGCTGGGCTACATCGTGGCGTACGGCGAGCTCCTGCGCGCCGTGCAGGTGATGGCGGACTTCCTGGGCACCCAGTTCCTGTTCCCCATCTTCTTTGTGGCCGCGGCGATCTACATCGCCATCAACATCCTTGTTTCACGCATCGCGGTGTGGATCGAGCGCCGCGGTTCAAGGAAAGCGGCAGGCGGGGTGGCCAGGGCCGAAGCAGCTGCCAAAGCAGCCGTTCCCTAG
- the dapE gene encoding succinyl-diaminopimelate desuccinylase, which produces MTAETAPESSTLPLDLRQDVALLTAAIMDINSVSGNETELADAVEAGLRTIPELHIVRDGDAIIARTELGKPERVILAGHLDTVPLPLAGESRGTVPSTWESGVPGEGVLYGRGATDMKGGVAVQLALAATMFDGGAVPKRDVTFVFYDHEEVEAVKSGLGRLVRNHGDLLGGDFAILLEPTDGTVEGGCNGTSRFEATTVGEAAHSARAWMGSNAIHAAAPILARLAAYEPLTVNVDGLDYRESLNAVRINGGTAGNVIPDRCVVEINYRFAPDKTPDQAEAVVRELLGGFDVVRTDAAAGARPGLQHPAAASFVAAVGAEPKPKYGWTDVARFSELGIPAVNFGPGDALLAHKDNEHVHADAIRKCLQALQEWLAA; this is translated from the coding sequence GTGACTGCCGAAACCGCCCCGGAATCTTCCACCCTTCCACTTGACCTCCGCCAGGATGTTGCGCTCCTGACTGCCGCGATCATGGACATCAACAGCGTGTCCGGCAACGAAACCGAACTCGCCGATGCCGTTGAGGCGGGCCTGCGCACCATCCCGGAACTGCACATCGTGCGGGACGGGGATGCCATCATCGCCCGGACCGAGCTGGGCAAGCCGGAACGCGTCATCCTGGCTGGACACCTGGACACCGTTCCGCTGCCGCTGGCCGGGGAGTCGCGGGGTACGGTTCCGTCCACTTGGGAGTCCGGCGTTCCCGGGGAAGGGGTCCTGTACGGCCGCGGAGCCACGGACATGAAGGGCGGCGTGGCGGTGCAGCTCGCCCTGGCTGCCACAATGTTCGACGGCGGGGCCGTGCCAAAGCGGGACGTCACCTTTGTTTTTTATGACCACGAGGAAGTGGAGGCCGTGAAGAGCGGCCTGGGCCGGCTGGTCCGCAACCACGGCGACCTGCTGGGCGGTGACTTCGCCATCCTCCTCGAACCCACTGACGGCACCGTGGAGGGCGGGTGCAACGGGACCAGCAGGTTCGAAGCGACAACCGTGGGGGAGGCCGCCCACTCCGCCCGCGCCTGGATGGGGAGCAACGCCATCCACGCTGCGGCCCCGATCCTGGCCCGGCTGGCGGCTTATGAACCGCTGACGGTCAACGTGGACGGCCTGGATTACCGTGAAAGCCTGAACGCGGTGCGAATCAACGGCGGCACTGCCGGAAATGTCATTCCGGACCGGTGTGTGGTGGAGATTAACTACCGGTTTGCCCCGGACAAGACGCCGGACCAGGCCGAAGCCGTGGTGCGGGAACTCCTTGGCGGTTTTGACGTTGTCCGCACCGACGCTGCGGCCGGGGCGCGGCCCGGGCTTCAGCACCCCGCCGCCGCTTCCTTCGTTGCCGCCGTGGGAGCCGAGCCGAAGCCCAAATACGGCTGGACCGACGTCGCGCGTTTCAGCGAGCTCGGAATCCCGGCGGTAAACTTCGGGCCGGGCGATGCCCTCCTGGCGCACAAAGACAACGAACACGTGCACGCCGACGCCATCAGGAAATGCCTGCAGGCGCTGCAGGAATGGCTGGCAGCCTGA
- the dapD gene encoding 2,3,4,5-tetrahydropyridine-2,6-dicarboxylate N-succinyltransferase, with protein sequence MTETASSAVPETRTAPTEERSAYGFGVATIATAGTDATVLDVWFPAPALGVAADHLRAVENADEALTRIAEAGTDEDRGTEQKVVFVQINLDEAPADTADAYLRLHLLSHRLVRPNTINLDGIFGKLPNVVWTNFGPAAVEGFELTRARLRRRGAVTVYGIDKFPRMVDYVVPTGVRIADADRVRLGAHLAEGTTVMHEGFVNFNAGTLGTSMVEGRISAGVVTGDGSDVGGGASIMGTLSGGGKEKITIGERVLLGANSGVGISIGDDSVVEAGLYVTAGTRVRIPGPKDEVGEDTTKIVKAAELSGVPNLLFRRNSTTGAVEVLPRAGQTVELNDALHAN encoded by the coding sequence ATGACTGAGACTGCTTCCTCCGCTGTGCCCGAAACCCGGACTGCCCCCACTGAAGAACGTTCCGCCTACGGCTTTGGCGTGGCCACCATCGCCACTGCCGGCACCGACGCCACCGTCCTGGATGTCTGGTTCCCGGCCCCCGCGCTTGGCGTCGCTGCCGACCACCTGCGGGCAGTAGAGAACGCGGACGAGGCACTCACCCGGATCGCCGAAGCCGGCACGGATGAGGACCGCGGCACTGAGCAGAAGGTGGTCTTTGTCCAGATCAACCTCGACGAGGCCCCGGCCGACACCGCTGACGCCTACCTGCGCCTGCACCTGCTCTCGCACCGCCTGGTCCGGCCCAACACCATCAACCTGGACGGCATCTTCGGCAAGCTGCCCAACGTCGTCTGGACCAATTTCGGCCCTGCCGCCGTGGAAGGCTTCGAACTGACCCGCGCCCGGCTGCGGCGCCGGGGCGCCGTCACCGTTTACGGCATCGACAAGTTCCCGCGCATGGTGGACTACGTGGTGCCCACCGGCGTCAGGATTGCCGACGCCGACCGGGTCCGCCTCGGTGCGCACCTCGCCGAAGGCACCACCGTGATGCACGAGGGCTTCGTCAACTTCAACGCTGGAACCCTGGGCACGTCCATGGTTGAGGGCCGGATTTCCGCCGGCGTGGTGACCGGCGACGGCAGCGACGTTGGCGGTGGCGCCTCCATCATGGGCACCCTGTCCGGCGGCGGCAAGGAAAAGATCACCATCGGCGAGCGGGTCCTGCTGGGCGCCAACTCCGGCGTCGGCATCAGCATCGGCGACGATTCCGTGGTCGAAGCCGGCCTTTACGTGACGGCAGGCACCCGCGTGCGCATACCCGGCCCCAAGGACGAGGTGGGCGAGGACACCACCAAGATCGTGAAGGCTGCCGAACTCTCCGGTGTCCCCAACCTGCTGTTCCGCCGCAACTCCACTACGGGCGCCGTGGAGGTACTCCCCCGCGCCGGCCAGACTGTGGAACTGAACGACGCCCTGCACGCCAACTGA
- a CDS encoding TetR/AcrR family transcriptional regulator has translation MPKIVHAGARRREVVEAVWRIIAVDGLERASLREVADEAGLAVGSVRHYFAGSDELLTFSFATVIDSIVARLESALPGLQGYPAGSPEGRNAVLTLLGELLPLDEQRAVEACVWMAFRNAARIRPFLGAEADRSHREVAAAIGRVITALVPGDVSEEALVVEAERLLATLDGLCMHALLQPGWMTARMCTDVLERHLDGLTR, from the coding sequence GTGCCTAAAATCGTTCACGCCGGAGCCCGGCGCCGGGAAGTGGTGGAAGCAGTTTGGCGGATTATCGCCGTAGACGGGTTGGAAAGGGCGTCCCTTCGGGAAGTGGCAGACGAGGCCGGGCTCGCCGTCGGTTCCGTCCGGCATTACTTTGCGGGCAGCGATGAACTGCTGACCTTCTCCTTTGCCACGGTGATTGACAGCATCGTGGCCCGGCTGGAGAGTGCGCTGCCTGGATTGCAGGGCTACCCGGCCGGAAGCCCGGAAGGACGAAACGCCGTTTTAACACTGCTGGGCGAACTGTTGCCGCTGGACGAACAGCGGGCTGTGGAGGCCTGCGTGTGGATGGCCTTCCGCAACGCCGCCAGGATCAGGCCCTTCCTTGGGGCGGAGGCGGACCGCAGCCACCGTGAGGTGGCAGCTGCAATCGGCCGCGTGATTACAGCCCTGGTACCCGGGGACGTATCCGAGGAGGCGTTGGTGGTGGAGGCGGAGAGGCTGCTCGCCACCCTGGACGGCCTGTGCATGCATGCCCTGCTTCAGCCAGGCTGGATGACGGCCCGGATGTGCACGGATGTCCTGGAGCGGCACCTCGACGGGTTGACGCGATGA
- the galE gene encoding UDP-glucose 4-epimerase GalE — protein sequence MKILVTGGTGYIGSHTVLSLQEAGHDVLVIDNLVNSSEESLRRVAELTGKTAQFHHVDLVDEAAVEKVFAENKVDAVIHFAGLKAVGESVREPLTYYYNNLVGTLNLIRAMDRHNVRSIVFSSSATVYGEHNPIPYVEKMEIGANNPYGRTKEQIEDILSDLGAADSRWHIALLRYFNPVGAHPSGRIGEDPQGIPNNLVPFIAQVAVGRREKLMVFGGDYDTPDGTCLRDYIHVTDLAEGHVAALDHIAGRTGVFRWNLGSGTGSSVLEVLRSFEKAVGKPIPYEITGRRAGDLPAFWADATSALADLSWSTTKTIDQMCEDHWRWQKNNPQGYNS from the coding sequence ATGAAAATTCTGGTTACAGGGGGTACCGGGTACATCGGTTCCCACACTGTTTTGTCCCTGCAGGAAGCCGGCCATGACGTGCTGGTCATCGACAACCTGGTCAACTCGAGCGAGGAGTCCCTCCGCCGGGTGGCCGAACTTACCGGCAAAACAGCACAGTTCCACCACGTGGACCTCGTGGACGAGGCCGCCGTCGAGAAAGTCTTCGCCGAAAACAAGGTCGACGCCGTGATCCACTTCGCCGGCCTCAAGGCCGTGGGCGAATCCGTGCGTGAGCCACTGACGTACTACTACAACAACCTCGTAGGAACCCTGAACCTGATCCGCGCCATGGACCGGCACAACGTCCGCTCCATCGTCTTCAGCTCCTCCGCCACGGTCTACGGCGAGCACAACCCCATCCCCTACGTCGAAAAGATGGAGATCGGGGCCAACAACCCTTACGGCCGCACCAAGGAACAGATCGAGGACATCCTCTCCGACCTCGGCGCCGCCGACAGCCGCTGGCACATCGCCCTGCTGCGCTACTTCAATCCCGTCGGTGCCCACCCCTCGGGCCGGATCGGCGAAGACCCTCAAGGCATCCCGAACAATCTCGTCCCCTTCATCGCCCAGGTCGCCGTTGGCCGGCGCGAGAAACTCATGGTCTTCGGCGGCGATTACGACACCCCCGATGGGACCTGCCTGCGCGACTACATCCACGTCACCGACCTCGCCGAAGGCCACGTGGCCGCCCTGGACCACATCGCCGGCCGCACCGGGGTGTTCCGCTGGAACCTCGGCTCCGGCACCGGCTCCTCGGTCCTGGAAGTCCTGCGCTCCTTTGAAAAGGCAGTGGGCAAGCCCATCCCCTACGAAATCACCGGCCGCCGTGCCGGCGACCTGCCCGCCTTCTGGGCCGACGCCACCTCAGCCCTCGCCGACCTCAGCTGGTCCACCACCAAAACGATCGACCAAATGTGCGAAGACCACTGGCGCTGGCAGAAGAACAACCCTCAGGGCTACAACTCTTAA
- a CDS encoding citrate synthase, whose translation MTETNNAATLLHAGGELKLPRIQVVEGNEGYDVSKLLKQTGAVTFDPGFMNTAATTSAITYIDGDAGILRYRGYPIEQLAQHSSFLEVSYLLIYGNLPSPAELDEFDQKIRRHTLLHEELKGFFGGFPRDAHPMPVLSSAVSALSTFYQDSLDPFNAEQVEVSTIRLMAKLPVIAAYAHKKSIGQPMLYPDNSHNLVENFLRLSFGLPAEQYEVDPVVAKALDLLLILHADHEQNCSTSTVRLVGSSNANLFASVSAGINALFGPAHGGANEAVLKMLRQIQADGTKPEDYMEKVKNKEDGVRLMGFGHRVYKNYDPRAKIVKATAHEILTKLGGNDELLDIALRLEEKALNDDYFIQRKLYPNVDFYTGLIYKAMGFPEKMFTVLFAIGRLPGWIAQWREMISDPNTKIGRPRQLYIGEPERDYPAR comes from the coding sequence ATGACTGAGACCAACAATGCTGCGACCCTGCTCCATGCAGGAGGCGAGCTCAAGCTGCCGCGCATCCAGGTTGTTGAAGGAAACGAAGGCTACGACGTTTCCAAACTGCTGAAGCAGACGGGCGCAGTCACCTTTGACCCCGGCTTCATGAACACAGCAGCCACAACCTCGGCTATCACCTACATCGACGGCGATGCTGGCATCCTGCGCTACCGCGGGTACCCCATCGAACAGCTGGCACAGCACTCCAGCTTCCTTGAGGTGTCCTACCTGCTGATCTACGGCAACCTGCCCTCGCCCGCCGAGCTGGACGAATTCGACCAGAAGATCCGCCGGCACACCCTGCTGCACGAGGAGCTCAAGGGCTTCTTCGGCGGGTTCCCGCGGGACGCGCACCCCATGCCCGTCCTGTCCTCGGCCGTCTCGGCGCTGTCCACGTTCTACCAGGACTCGCTGGACCCGTTCAACGCCGAGCAGGTGGAAGTTTCCACCATCCGGCTCATGGCCAAGCTTCCGGTCATCGCGGCCTACGCCCACAAGAAGTCCATCGGCCAGCCCATGCTGTACCCGGACAACTCCCACAACCTCGTGGAGAACTTCCTGCGCCTCAGCTTCGGGCTTCCGGCTGAACAGTACGAGGTTGACCCGGTCGTGGCGAAGGCCCTGGACCTGCTCCTGATCCTGCACGCGGACCACGAGCAGAACTGCTCGACGTCCACCGTGCGCCTGGTGGGCTCCTCCAACGCCAACCTGTTCGCGTCCGTCTCCGCAGGCATCAACGCCCTCTTCGGCCCGGCCCACGGCGGCGCCAACGAGGCAGTCCTGAAGATGCTCCGCCAGATCCAGGCCGACGGCACCAAGCCCGAGGACTACATGGAGAAGGTCAAGAACAAGGAAGACGGCGTCCGCCTCATGGGCTTCGGGCACCGCGTCTACAAGAACTACGATCCGCGCGCCAAGATCGTCAAGGCCACTGCGCACGAGATCCTCACCAAGCTCGGCGGCAACGACGAACTGCTGGACATCGCCCTGCGCCTGGAAGAGAAGGCGCTCAACGATGATTACTTCATCCAGCGCAAGCTCTACCCGAACGTCGACTTCTACACCGGCCTCATCTACAAGGCCATGGGCTTCCCGGAGAAGATGTTCACCGTGCTCTTCGCCATCGGCCGCCTCCCGGGCTGGATTGCCCAGTGGCGCGAGATGATCAGCGACCCGAACACCAAGATCGGCCGCCCCCGCCAGCTCTACATCGGCGAACCCGAGCGGGACTACCCCGCCCGCTAA
- the dapC gene encoding succinyldiaminopimelate transaminase — protein sequence MTAAVNTFGLDLPDYPWEAMAPYLAKASEHPGGAVNLSIGTPVDPTPALIQDALKAAADAPGYPTVHGTPALREAIASWFERRRGVAGLDPRNIMPTVGSKELVAWLPLLLGLKPGDVVVRPKVAYPTYDIGATLAGVTSVATDNLDELDDATRSRVRLIWVNSPGNPTGSVRGVESLRALVEQARELGAVVASDECYAELGWGDWDVQRAGQPVPSILDPRVAGGSHHGLLAVYSLSKQSNVAGYRAAFVAGDPDLMPNLVNSRKHAGMIVPYPVQEAMRVALGDDAHVEAQKDLYRGRRERLVPALLDFGLEIKESDAGLYLWSTAGESTWDTVARLAERGIVVGPGVFYGEAGNGYVRVALTGTDERIDAAVTRLASAL from the coding sequence GTGACCGCAGCAGTGAATACGTTCGGCCTTGACCTGCCCGACTACCCGTGGGAGGCCATGGCGCCGTACCTCGCGAAGGCCTCGGAGCACCCCGGGGGAGCCGTCAACCTGTCCATTGGTACTCCGGTGGATCCCACACCAGCCCTGATCCAGGACGCCCTGAAGGCTGCCGCGGACGCCCCCGGATACCCCACGGTCCACGGCACGCCCGCGCTCCGTGAGGCCATCGCGTCTTGGTTCGAGCGCCGCCGCGGTGTGGCTGGACTCGATCCCCGCAACATCATGCCAACGGTCGGCTCGAAGGAACTGGTGGCCTGGCTGCCGCTGCTGTTGGGACTGAAGCCAGGGGACGTCGTCGTACGCCCCAAGGTTGCCTACCCCACGTACGATATCGGCGCCACCCTCGCCGGGGTCACCTCTGTGGCAACGGACAACCTGGACGAGCTCGACGACGCCACCCGCTCCCGCGTCCGGCTGATCTGGGTCAACTCCCCGGGAAACCCCACAGGCAGCGTCCGGGGTGTTGAATCCCTGAGGGCGCTCGTGGAGCAGGCACGGGAACTCGGCGCCGTAGTGGCGTCCGACGAATGCTATGCCGAGCTGGGCTGGGGCGACTGGGACGTCCAGCGCGCCGGCCAGCCTGTCCCGAGCATCCTGGACCCCCGGGTGGCCGGCGGATCGCACCATGGCCTGCTCGCTGTGTACTCGCTGAGCAAGCAGTCCAACGTGGCAGGCTACCGTGCAGCATTCGTGGCCGGCGATCCCGACCTGATGCCCAACCTCGTCAACAGCCGCAAGCACGCGGGCATGATCGTTCCCTACCCGGTGCAGGAAGCCATGCGGGTGGCGCTGGGCGACGACGCTCATGTGGAGGCCCAGAAGGACCTGTACCGGGGACGCCGGGAACGGTTGGTTCCGGCGCTGCTGGACTTCGGCCTGGAAATCAAAGAGTCGGACGCCGGCCTGTACCTTTGGTCGACGGCGGGGGAGAGTACCTGGGACACCGTGGCGCGGCTCGCCGAGCGCGGCATCGTGGTGGGTCCCGGCGTCTTTTACGGTGAGGCCGGCAACGGCTACGTCCGGGTTGCCCTCACGGGAACCGACGAAAGGATTGACGCCGCAGTTACCCGTCTGGCGTCGGCGCTGTAA
- the fdxA gene encoding ferredoxin produces MTYVIAQPCVDVKDKACIEECPVDCIYEGERSLYIHPDECVDCGACEPVCPVEAIYYEDDTPDEWADYYKANVEFFDDLGSPGGAAKVGNTGKDHPMIAALPPQNQDH; encoded by the coding sequence GTGACGTACGTAATCGCGCAGCCGTGTGTAGATGTCAAGGACAAGGCATGTATTGAAGAATGCCCGGTCGACTGCATCTATGAGGGTGAGCGTTCGCTGTACATCCATCCGGACGAATGCGTCGACTGCGGAGCCTGCGAGCCGGTATGCCCGGTGGAGGCCATCTACTACGAGGACGACACCCCGGACGAATGGGCCGACTACTACAAGGCGAACGTGGAGTTCTTCGACGACCTCGGCTCGCCCGGCGGCGCCGCCAAGGTCGGTAACACCGGCAAGGACCACCCGATGATCGCTGCACTGCCCCCGCAGAACCAAGACCACTGA
- a CDS encoding putative acetyltransferase, whose protein sequence is MSLPAPTPAGFLSAAAPGMRVVVRYRIEGGLTDALGHLVACDAGACTVRTRQADVVIPLERIVAAKEVPPAPERRRPRA, encoded by the coding sequence GTGAGTCTACCTGCCCCCACCCCCGCCGGCTTCCTCTCCGCTGCCGCCCCCGGAATGCGGGTGGTGGTGCGGTACCGCATCGAGGGCGGCCTCACTGATGCGCTGGGGCACCTGGTAGCGTGCGACGCCGGTGCGTGCACCGTCCGCACGCGGCAGGCCGACGTCGTGATTCCCCTTGAGCGCATTGTCGCAGCCAAGGAGGTTCCGCCCGCGCCCGAGCGGCGCAGGCCGCGCGCCTAA
- a CDS encoding type IV toxin-antitoxin system AbiEi family antitoxin domain-containing protein: protein MQILTDALAAMGGVADAGSLRQAGVSRRSIEGSVRDGTVHRVARGVYALPDADSLLIHAARHHAVPGCVTAASAAGLWVVGEPDKPHLAARHGKPVSGCVIHRSSFPLTHLDVVCQSLRCLPPLEGLTIAESAVKKGLVQLPELRERFPAAREKALRGLVAKIRPQSGSIIETMARYLLEEAGLTVELQVKIPGMGHLDLLVDGMLGIEADGYAYHSSRAAYREDRRRWNITVIRGVPVLRVTFEMLLTEPRKFVQMVHQALSTYRPAQ from the coding sequence ATGCAAATTCTCACTGATGCTCTGGCCGCAATGGGCGGCGTTGCCGACGCCGGCTCCCTGAGGCAGGCCGGTGTCTCCCGCCGGTCCATTGAAGGCAGTGTCCGCGACGGGACGGTGCACAGGGTGGCGCGAGGCGTGTATGCGCTGCCTGACGCCGATTCCTTACTCATCCACGCCGCTCGCCATCACGCGGTGCCCGGTTGCGTCACGGCTGCTTCGGCAGCGGGGCTGTGGGTAGTCGGGGAGCCGGACAAGCCGCATCTTGCCGCGCGGCACGGAAAGCCGGTTAGCGGCTGCGTAATCCATCGAAGCAGCTTCCCGTTGACGCATCTGGATGTGGTGTGCCAATCACTCCGTTGCTTGCCGCCGCTCGAGGGGCTGACCATCGCGGAATCTGCGGTAAAGAAGGGGCTGGTTCAGCTTCCGGAACTGAGGGAGAGGTTTCCAGCCGCGCGGGAAAAGGCGTTACGCGGACTCGTGGCCAAAATCCGGCCCCAATCCGGGTCCATTATCGAAACGATGGCCCGGTACCTGCTTGAAGAAGCCGGGCTGACCGTCGAGCTCCAAGTCAAGATTCCCGGCATGGGCCACCTGGACCTTCTGGTAGACGGCATGCTGGGTATTGAGGCAGACGGCTACGCCTACCACAGCAGCAGGGCAGCCTACCGGGAGGACCGGCGGCGGTGGAACATTACGGTTATCCGGGGCGTTCCCGTGCTTCGCGTGACCTTTGAAATGCTGCTGACCGAGCCCAGGAAGTTCGTGCAGATGGTCCACCAGGCCCTTTCCACGTACCGCCCGGCGCAGTGA